The proteins below are encoded in one region of Ferroplasma acidiphilum:
- the glnA gene encoding type I glutamate--ammonia ligase, whose amino-acid sequence MQDEESFIEKLKKDEVEFLQLQFTDISGSVKSLTIPHNRFEDVIYNGVMFDGSSIVGYKQIEDSDMKAVPELSSYTILTNENYAGKTARFVCKIFNSDGTRFEGDPRYILEKQVERLTKENKTYYLGPELEYFLFKQDENGEPTIEPSDYGGYFDKEPLDKAFTVKQEIIRKLEGLHYYPEASHHEVAYSQHEIDVKYSDAITMADRIIMIKSVVKETANEYGYYATFMPKPVKGVNGNGMHVHQSIFSGDENLFYNESNKYGLSDYAMHYLGGILHNVADASLVLASTVNSYKRLVPGYEAPVYIAWANRNRSALVRIPAAPPKGKRMELRFPDAAGNQYLQFAAILGMGLDGIENKTNPPEAMEKNIFEMDLAERQKNGIKSMPGSLGQAIESFRNSELMKKIFGESVFNNLLRIKENEWNEFRSEVTDWEINKYLDIY is encoded by the coding sequence ATGCAGGATGAAGAGTCCTTTATTGAAAAGTTAAAGAAAGATGAAGTTGAATTTTTGCAACTGCAATTTACAGATATTTCTGGCTCAGTTAAATCATTGACCATACCACATAACAGGTTTGAGGATGTTATTTACAATGGCGTTATGTTTGATGGCAGTTCCATTGTTGGATACAAACAGATAGAGGATTCTGATATGAAGGCAGTACCGGAATTATCATCCTATACCATTCTAACCAATGAGAACTATGCAGGGAAAACTGCAAGGTTTGTGTGCAAGATATTCAATTCAGATGGCACAAGGTTTGAGGGAGATCCAAGGTATATACTGGAAAAGCAGGTTGAGAGGCTTACTAAGGAAAACAAGACATACTATTTAGGCCCTGAACTTGAATATTTCCTTTTCAAGCAGGATGAGAATGGTGAGCCAACAATAGAGCCAAGCGATTATGGGGGATATTTTGACAAAGAACCTCTTGATAAGGCATTCACAGTAAAGCAGGAGATAATAAGGAAGCTTGAAGGCCTCCATTACTATCCTGAGGCATCACACCATGAGGTAGCATACAGCCAGCATGAGATAGATGTAAAGTATTCAGATGCTATTACAATGGCTGATAGAATAATTATGATAAAAAGCGTTGTAAAGGAAACTGCCAATGAATATGGATATTATGCAACATTTATGCCAAAGCCTGTAAAGGGTGTAAATGGGAATGGAATGCATGTGCACCAGAGCATATTCTCAGGTGATGAAAACCTTTTCTACAATGAGTCCAATAAGTATGGATTGAGCGACTATGCAATGCATTACCTTGGTGGAATATTGCATAATGTAGCAGATGCATCACTTGTCCTTGCATCAACTGTAAATTCCTATAAAAGATTGGTACCGGGCTATGAAGCGCCTGTATACATTGCATGGGCAAACAGGAACAGGAGTGCACTTGTGAGAATACCTGCTGCACCACCAAAGGGAAAGAGAATGGAGTTAAGGTTCCCTGATGCTGCTGGAAACCAGTATCTGCAATTTGCTGCAATACTTGGCATGGGGCTTGATGGTATAGAAAATAAAACCAATCCCCCTGAAGCAATGGAGAAAAATATATTTGAAATGGATCTGGCAGAAAGGCAGAAGAATGGGATAAAGTCAATGCCCGGTTCACTTGGCCAGGCTATAGAATCATTCCGCAACAGTGAATTGATGAAGAAAATATTCGGTGAATCTGTATTCAATAATCTGCTGCGCATCAAAGAAAATGAATGGAACGAGTTCAGGTCAGAGGTCACGGACTGGGAGATTAATAAGTACCTTGATATCTATTAA
- the ppcA gene encoding phosphoenolpyruvate carboxylase, whose product MIPKTMSTQHPDNALMPEWSSNKNIITNEDEIEEAYIAYKKLGIQEVMWDAEGKDVDTHVIRKLFAKDRIFFENSKIGQDIFLTYRVPNPLIEGAERKILNETLNSIPLNYDVSNRIFNNGIAPIFEVILPFTTDYRSMLNVVKFYEKCVVGAQSINLYDNVYSKDVTGEVLPGKINLIPLIEDKDSIFNIEHIVKEYHRVISPEYMRIFIARSDPAMNYGMIPATLLAKYAASKMDQISEDTGMSVYPIIGAGSSPFRGNLGPANIKRALSEYDQYYTFSIQSAFRYDYNDQEVKDSIKLINKHTPQKAEFIDIETEKIIKGIVGTYSERFQKIIEDIAQPINDITFYLPKRRERKLHIGLFGYSRSTGKASLPRAISFVGALYSIGIPPEILGIASLSSLPESSQVLLKKLYRYMEQDIKASAQYFNYESLDYLKEIWRVSDKTLDMIREDIKYVEDNIGIPTETSYNVQKHNLYTKLLLMAFKNRKFEEVKSYIYELSLLRKFIG is encoded by the coding sequence ATGATTCCAAAAACGATGTCAACCCAACATCCTGACAATGCATTGATGCCGGAATGGAGTTCAAATAAAAATATAATTACAAATGAAGACGAAATCGAAGAAGCTTACATAGCGTATAAAAAATTAGGAATACAGGAGGTAATGTGGGATGCAGAAGGGAAAGATGTAGATACACATGTAATAAGGAAATTATTTGCAAAGGACCGCATTTTCTTTGAAAATAGCAAAATTGGGCAGGATATTTTCCTGACATACCGGGTTCCAAATCCATTAATTGAAGGGGCTGAAAGAAAAATTCTGAATGAGACTCTAAATAGCATCCCACTTAATTATGATGTTTCAAACAGGATATTCAATAATGGAATAGCTCCAATATTTGAGGTAATACTTCCCTTCACCACAGATTACAGGAGCATGCTGAATGTGGTCAAATTTTATGAAAAATGTGTGGTGGGAGCACAATCCATCAATCTTTATGACAATGTTTATTCAAAGGATGTTACAGGGGAAGTTCTTCCAGGCAAGATTAACCTGATTCCATTGATAGAAGATAAAGATTCAATATTTAATATTGAGCATATTGTTAAGGAATATCACAGGGTTATTTCTCCAGAATATATGAGAATCTTTATTGCAAGGTCAGATCCTGCAATGAATTACGGGATGATTCCTGCAACGTTGCTTGCAAAATATGCAGCGTCTAAAATGGACCAAATAAGTGAGGATACTGGAATGTCAGTATATCCAATAATCGGAGCCGGCTCTTCACCATTCAGGGGAAATCTTGGCCCTGCAAATATAAAAAGGGCACTTTCTGAATACGATCAATACTATACTTTCTCTATACAATCAGCTTTTAGATACGATTACAATGATCAGGAAGTCAAAGATTCAATTAAATTAATCAATAAACATACGCCACAGAAAGCTGAATTTATTGATATAGAAACTGAAAAAATAATAAAGGGAATTGTGGGCACATATTCTGAAAGATTTCAGAAAATTATAGAGGATATTGCACAGCCAATTAATGACATAACATTTTATCTTCCGAAGAGAAGGGAGCGGAAATTGCATATAGGGCTATTTGGATACTCCCGTAGTACAGGAAAAGCTAGTTTGCCACGTGCAATTTCCTTTGTTGGTGCTCTTTATTCAATTGGAATTCCCCCGGAGATACTTGGAATAGCTTCCTTATCGTCCCTACCGGAATCCAGTCAGGTGCTGTTAAAGAAATTATACCGTTATATGGAACAGGATATAAAAGCCAGTGCACAATACTTCAACTACGAATCACTTGACTATTTAAAAGAAATCTGGAGGGTTAGCGATAAAACTCTGGATATGATAAGGGAAGATATTAAATATGTTGAAGATAACATAGGCATTCCAACCGAAACATCATATAATGTGCAGAAACATAATTTATACACTAAATTACTGCTCATGGCATTTAAAAATAGGAAATTTGAAGAAGTTAAATCATATATTTACGAGCTCAGCCTGTTAAGAAAATTCATAGGTTAA